The Centroberyx gerrardi isolate f3 chromosome 12, fCenGer3.hap1.cur.20231027, whole genome shotgun sequence genome has a window encoding:
- the dap3 gene encoding small ribosomal subunit protein mS29: MALHRLSFRLRQTVAHVRPLHTSGCNQQQEALAVESESEPISVFRTQESDPACQSEKHFGQYYTLPSAHIRTMFPHGLPPRYQYQIKTFNESCLMVRPPALEVISYLKKTDFSKPAMRYLFYGLKGSGKTLSLCHTVHFCYSQGWLVLHIPDAHLWVKNCKELLPSSYNASRFDQPLQATDWLRNFRTTNEHFLSKIKTRQRYVWTKREFTEEGRPLGELVDQGISRVKSSSDVVGALMKELREQSGQPEADFRLAVAVDGVNALWGRSTIKKEDKSAVAPEELTLVYNLRKLMRNDWTGGAIITTLSQTGSLYTPSSAYLPQELLGEEGFDRMDPFVPVSVSNYSEKEFESCYLYYLDRNWLQHPQSRTEDGKKELVFLSNRNPSILERLCAFL; encoded by the exons ATGGCCCTTCACAGACTGTCCTTCAGACTACGGCAAACG GTAGCACATGTAAGGCCCCTTCATACCAGTGGATGTAACCAGCAGCAGGAGGCGCTGGCTGTCGAGTCGGAGTCCGAGCCCATCTCAGTCTTCAGGACACAGGAGAGCGATCCA gcaTGTCAGTCAGAGAAACATTTTGGACAGTACTACACTCTGCCCTCTGCACACATCCGCACCATGTTCCCTCACGGCCTTCCCCCACGCTATCAATATCAG ATCAAGACattcaatgagagctgtctgATGGTGCGGCCGCCTGCTCTGGAGGTCATCTCTTACCTGAAGAAAACAGACTTCAGCAAACCTGCCATGCGCTACCTGTTCT ACGGATTGAAGGGTAGTGGAAagactttgtctctctgtcacacagtCCACTTCTGCTATTCACAAGGATGGCTGGTGCTGCATATACCTgacg CCCACCTGTGGGTAAAGAACTGTAAAGAGCTGCTGCCCTCGTCCTATAACGCCTCTCGCTTCGACCAGCCATTGCAAGCCACTGATTGGTTACGAAACTTCAGAACCACCAACGAGCACTTCCTCTCAAAG ATAAAGACCAGGCAGCGCTATGTGTGGACAAAGAGAGAGTTCACTGAGGAGGGAAGGCCGCTAGGAGAGCTGGTGGATCAG GGTATATCTCGTGTAAAGAGCAGCAGTGATGTGGTGGGGGCGCTGATGAAGGAGCTGAGGGAGCAGAGCGGGCAGCCGGAGGCCGACTTCAGACTGGCCGTGGCTGTGGATGGTGTCAACGCTCTCTGGGGACGGTCCACCATCAAAAAGGAGGATAAGAGCGCT gTGGCTCCAGAAGAACTCACTTTGGTTTATAACCTGAGGAAGCTGATGAGGAACGACTGG ACCGGAGGAGCCATCATCACCACTCTGTCTCAGACCGGTTCTCTCTACACTCCAAGCTCCGCCTACTTGCCTCAAGAGCTGCtgggagag GAGGGCTTCGACCGCATGGATCCGTTTGTCCCGGTGTCTGTCTCCAACTACAGCGAGAAGGAGTTTGAGAGCTGTTACCTCTACTATCTGGACCGCAACTGGCTACAGCATCCACAGA GCCGAACGGAGGATGGGAAGAAAGAGCTCGTCTTTTTGAGCAACAGAAATCCATCTATTCTGGAGAGACTTTGTGCCTTCCTATGA